TTAGATGATTCTTTTGTTCCGTTggaaaattttatgtttaaatggtttatgtttttttttagatagttatAATATACTGCTAATCCCGTAGTTTGAACATTTTCCTCTCCTAAATCGCCCTTAACAAAGGGATTAATGGTTTGTTTGAattgagggagagagaagagtaAAGtagatttgatttaaaattaacctattttcaaccaattttactCTACTTCCCTTAATTCCCCCTCTTTCAACCTCCGTCCAAATGgggtataagtttttttttttttttgagaatactaaatatttttaacacacacacggggagagaagaaaagattttaaagaaatttaaagtggtgtatatccaaaagaacCTAACTTTTAATTATACAGCACAAgttttaaacctctttaactcacactcattttccaatgaGGGATTCacccactattttttcttttgagaatactaaatatttttaatacataCACGAGGAGAGGGGAGAagattttaaagaaacttacattaGTGTATAGTATTGATTGTTATAGAATCAtgtaacaataacaacaacaacaacaataataataataaaaagaatgtgaGTGATTAATATAATGGAGATTTGTATTTTAAACTCAGTCATACCGTGTGGGTCATCCGTAGTGTATCTTGCTCTCGTACCAAGAATCATCATATTTTCATTCTCAAACgaatcatcaatttttttttttttttttttgagaaagaagaatcATCATATTAGTTGGacattaaaatttcttttattaaaaaacactccattataaaaattcagattatatatcatattattaattaatagacTCCTATTAAATTTCTAACAAGTGCTATTTAATCTAAGTAAAGGAAAAGGTTAGGTACggttaaaaaaattgtacatatatTTTATCCTTTGACCCAAATatatagtattattattatttttttttgttgagaatccaccgacccaaatcaattttatatcaaaatCTGTACGTGTTTCACAATGTTTGACTTGCAGAACAGAACAACAAACTCACATAGACAGATCAATTGAAAAGAAAGGTAGAAAGAAGATCAAAGCAAAgaactctctcatctctctgAGCTTTGGTCAAGGAGAAGTCATAAAATCTAGTTTAATTCATCCATTGCCATGGAGAGCAATAACAAATCAGAAACTGCAGGAAAAGTTTTAAGATGCAAAGGTACTTTTGCTTCATTTACATTCCATTTCTATTAATTCATCAGCTTTAGTTTCTATCTTTTCTAGGCTCTTTGGATATCTATTATATATTAACAACATTTTGCTTCTTTGTTTGCAACCCAAACAGCTGCAATTTCCAGGATTCCGGGAGAGCCACTTGTGATAGAGGACATTGAAGTAGACCCCCCAAAAGCTTGGGAGATTCGGATCAAAATTTTATGCACATCCCTGTGTCACACTGATATCACCTTTTGGAAAATGAAAGCAGTAAGTTCTTCCCCACCATAGATATATCAAATATATGGCTCTCCTATTAAGTCTACTTATTACTATCCAACGTAAATTTCCAAAAGTTTTAAATGGAATTAGTGCATTATTCTCTAGGGACCTGCTGCAGTTTTTCCAAGAATTTTTGGGCATGAAGCTGTTGGGTAATTTTATATAACTCCACCTATCCTTATGAATTATCATTCTTCATATGAGTTTCTAGCTTGTGTTAtagttttggcttttttttggtgatatataGTGTTGTTGAAAGCGTGGGAGAGAATGTAGAAGAATTTACAGTGGGGGATACAGTGTTGCCAGTGTTCCTACCGAATTGCAAGGAATGCAGCGACTGCAAGTCTCAAAAGAGCAACATTTGCTCAATATTTGAGAACAAATTTTCCCCTGAAATGCCTAGGGATGGCACTAGCAGATTTAAGGACATGAATGGTGAGATTTTGCACCATTTCTTGTGGGTGTCTAGCTTCTCTGAGTATACAGTGGTAGATGTAACCCATGCTGTGAAGATTACTCCTGAGATTCCAGTTGATAAGGCTTGCTTGCTTGGTTGTGGAGTGTCCACAGGTTAGTCTTTGAAAATTTCCACTTGAATTGACTACATACTTTTTGTGGACCATCAAATTGACAAGGGCCGCACTAGGAAGTTAATATTGTCATTTGTGTTGTTCGTTTTTTgtctatataatatttttggcCAGAGTTTCGGATTGTACAATCTTTCAAAGAGTTTCAATGGAGTAACATTTTTCTGGTTGTATTCAACCGAATAATTGTTTTCTTCTCTGgttaattattttgaaactaatttataattgaaaaatggagaacaaaatCGTAGTTTTCTGTGAAGCATAAGCAACCAGCAATCAAGTGGTGGCCAAGAAATAGAGCAGAAAGACTTTGATAATCGATGACCACCGATGACTTCTAGAGTTATATCAACCTGTCGGCCATTGTGGTAAAGTCACTTTGCTGAATGTTGCATTGCATAGAGCAAGTCTAGGTCGTTTTTGTAGTTTTATTTCCAGTCAATTAGTGAAATTTGGATTTTGGCCAAAAAGTAGATAAGGGCCACAACCTACTGCCATGTTTGGTGAAGTGGTACTGGTATCTTCCCTTGTCATGAAGTCTTGGAGGTATTTATGGGCTCGCTTTCGTTAGTTGGCTTTCGTTGGATTAAGTCTTGAG
The sequence above is drawn from the Quercus lobata isolate SW786 chromosome 12, ValleyOak3.0 Primary Assembly, whole genome shotgun sequence genome and encodes:
- the LOC115971946 gene encoding alcohol dehydrogenase-like 1 isoform X2 — its product is MESNNKSETAGKVLRCKAAISRIPGEPLVIEDIEVDPPKAWEIRIKILCTSLCHTDITFWKMKAGPAAVFPRIFGHEAVGVVESVGENVEEFTVGDTVLPVFLPNCKECSDCKSQKSNICSIFENKFSPEMPRDGTSRFKDMNGEILHHFLWVSSFSEYTVVDVTHAVKITPEIPVDKACLLGCGVSTGIGAAWKVAEVEEGSTVAIFGLGPVGLAVAEGARQRGALKIIAVDLNPEKFDIGKKFGVTDFVNPETCGEKSVSEVIKELTNGGADYCFECIGLASLMQEAFLSSRKFLIKPGLGKDSDTWSGDAWRTSES